One Punica granatum isolate Tunisia-2019 chromosome 3, ASM765513v2, whole genome shotgun sequence genomic window carries:
- the LOC116198762 gene encoding auxin-induced protein AUX22-like, whose translation MERGGLGLEITELRLGLPGADGLSFAEKNEKKRAFLEIIEEGLGSSKGHDDRKAPPAKSQVVGWPPVCSYRKKNSFTEKDRAENSKNTCVKVSMDGAIYLRKIDLSMQNGYSELASALEKLFGCYGIGEGLKEAESGEYKLIYEDKDEDWMLVGDVPWEMFIESCKRLRIMKGSEAKHLGLSQARDFLKGAFLKDQ comes from the exons ATGGAGAGAGGAGGGCTAGGGCTTGAGATCACGGAGCTGCGTCTAGGGCTTCCAGGGGCAGACGGTTTGAGTTTTGCAGAGAAGAACGAGAAGAAGAGGGCCTTCTTGGAGATTATCGAGGAGGGGTTGGGATCGAGTAAGGGGCACGATGATCGGAAGGCCCCTCCAGCGAAGAGTCAGGTTGTGGGGTGGCCCCCGGTGTGTTCGTACCGGAAGAAGAACAGCTTCACCGAGAAAGATCGTGCTGAGAATTCAAAGAATACATGCGTGAAAGTTAGTATGGATGGAGCAATATATCTCCGTAAGATTGATCTAAGCATGCAAAACGGATACTCGGAACTTGCCTCAGCTCTCGAGAAGCTCTTTGGGTGCTATGGCATTG GTGAGGGATTGAAGGAGGCAGAGAGTGGTGAATACAAGCTCATCTACGAAGATAAAGATGAGGACTGGATGCTCGTCGGAGACGTTCCATGGGA AATGTTCATAGAATCATGCAAGAGGCTGAGGATCATGAAGGGATCAGAGGCAAAGCACTTGGGGCTGTCGCAGGCAAGGGACTTTCTCAAAGGAGCCTTCTTGAAAGATCAGTGA